From a single Natronorubrum tibetense GA33 genomic region:
- a CDS encoding DEAD/DEAH box helicase, protein MKNRPDIGETVEWLRGRGYYGGQITHQLVEKGQAAETADIDVSDPVSVALRQSGISSLYSHQVEAIGAVQSGENVVVATPTASGKTLTYVVPGLERAIENTGKTLYIAPYRALINDQADTFEAFDTELGLGASIDIGVQTGETSRTVRQEIKGSQPDVLLTTIDQLHLSLLPYAHGKNHWRWLFQQLDTVVIDEVHMYRGVFGSHASLIFRRLNRLCDHYDASPQYICCSATIGNPVEHAATVTGQDETTFRLVDDDGSASGDRHWLFWNPPLKQDGDEDRSITDPAVDADGTVRAGHDEHPPEQIAAAIDTAPSSTIDSQAEPDGSSEPADEITLPSHQEVVGGERQSNHVESVRLFCDLVTRGYQTLVFTAARQGTEQYVDWSDKMLRDRGQHDLADSVHAYHAALNTDRRLQLEEELRSGDARGVWSTNALELGIDIGTLDVVLLDGYPGTSMSTFQRAGRAGRGEDACLVVLVGADDPLDQYTIREPEELFESGAEQAAVNPTNDAIRPDHVVCAASDHFLSPDDEDYFGPDLPSVVTDAEANDRLRRVESGDRIQWRATDSDVQWNTNIRAIDDREIDLIDRNRDEQLASLEFGAAVRDAHPDAIYRHQKQTYRVVELDLESDQALLETTSTAEYTRALREKSVTIEDTYRQSSVETHEMDAQATLGKLTVEDTVTGYLLYSNPSDDTPRECEFEEPLESRAIETTGVFITVPGDVEAMILDQVESQDEYLSALHAIEHALISLFPMEVLCDRGDIGGLSTVSHGQTTNGTIFIHDGHPGGAGLTRQAFNQLDVLLEKTFKLLQDCSCRDGCPSCIHSPHCGNANRSLNKQLALQLLSELK, encoded by the coding sequence ATGAAGAATCGACCCGACATTGGGGAGACAGTCGAATGGTTACGGGGTCGAGGCTATTACGGGGGACAGATCACGCATCAACTGGTTGAGAAGGGACAAGCTGCGGAGACGGCTGATATCGACGTTTCTGACCCGGTATCGGTCGCACTTCGACAGTCCGGAATCTCGAGTCTGTATTCTCACCAGGTTGAGGCAATTGGGGCTGTCCAGTCTGGTGAAAACGTGGTTGTCGCAACGCCAACGGCTTCTGGCAAAACCCTCACATACGTCGTTCCCGGTCTCGAGCGAGCGATCGAAAACACAGGGAAGACACTCTATATCGCACCGTACCGCGCACTCATCAATGATCAAGCGGACACGTTCGAAGCGTTCGATACTGAGTTAGGGCTTGGTGCTTCGATCGATATAGGTGTTCAAACAGGAGAAACATCGAGAACGGTTCGGCAGGAAATCAAGGGTTCTCAGCCGGATGTACTTCTGACGACGATCGATCAACTCCATCTTAGTCTCCTCCCATATGCCCACGGGAAGAATCATTGGCGGTGGTTATTCCAGCAGTTGGATACCGTAGTCATCGACGAGGTCCACATGTATCGTGGGGTCTTCGGAAGTCATGCCTCGTTGATTTTTCGACGGCTCAATCGGTTGTGTGACCATTATGATGCGTCTCCACAGTACATCTGTTGTTCGGCAACGATCGGGAATCCCGTCGAGCATGCAGCAACTGTCACTGGCCAGGACGAAACCACGTTCAGACTTGTTGATGACGATGGGAGTGCATCGGGCGATCGCCACTGGCTGTTCTGGAACCCACCGCTCAAGCAAGATGGCGACGAAGACCGATCGATTACGGATCCGGCTGTCGACGCAGATGGTACTGTCCGTGCTGGGCATGATGAACATCCACCTGAGCAGATCGCAGCCGCTATTGATACCGCTCCGAGTTCGACAATCGACTCACAAGCGGAGCCAGACGGGTCATCGGAGCCCGCCGATGAGATTACCCTCCCATCCCATCAGGAGGTGGTCGGTGGGGAACGGCAATCGAATCACGTCGAATCCGTGCGGCTGTTCTGCGATCTCGTGACCAGGGGCTATCAAACGCTCGTTTTCACTGCTGCTAGACAGGGGACGGAACAGTATGTTGACTGGTCGGACAAAATGCTGCGTGACCGAGGCCAGCATGACCTCGCGGACAGCGTTCACGCCTATCATGCAGCACTCAATACGGACCGCCGCCTCCAACTTGAAGAGGAGCTTCGCAGCGGCGATGCTCGTGGCGTTTGGAGTACGAACGCGCTTGAGCTCGGGATTGATATCGGGACTCTCGACGTCGTCTTGCTCGATGGCTATCCGGGAACGTCGATGAGTACATTCCAACGAGCCGGGCGAGCTGGGCGTGGTGAGGACGCCTGCCTCGTTGTTCTCGTCGGGGCAGACGATCCACTGGACCAGTATACGATCCGAGAGCCCGAGGAATTGTTTGAGAGTGGTGCTGAACAGGCTGCTGTCAACCCGACTAATGATGCGATTCGCCCGGATCACGTTGTTTGTGCGGCAAGTGACCATTTCTTGTCGCCAGATGACGAGGACTATTTCGGCCCCGATCTGCCTAGTGTTGTCACGGACGCGGAAGCCAATGACCGCCTTCGCCGTGTAGAGAGTGGCGATCGGATTCAATGGCGTGCCACGGATTCAGATGTTCAGTGGAATACAAATATTCGAGCGATCGATGACCGCGAAATCGATCTCATTGACCGGAACCGGGACGAGCAGTTGGCATCGCTTGAGTTTGGAGCTGCGGTGCGGGATGCACATCCGGACGCGATTTATCGCCATCAGAAACAGACCTATCGAGTTGTGGAGTTAGATCTTGAATCCGATCAGGCGTTGCTCGAAACGACGTCTACAGCAGAGTACACACGTGCTCTTCGAGAGAAGTCCGTGACTATTGAGGATACGTACCGCCAGTCATCCGTTGAGACGCATGAAATGGACGCTCAAGCGACGTTAGGAAAACTCACAGTAGAGGATACGGTCACGGGATATTTGCTGTACAGCAACCCCAGTGACGACACTCCACGGGAGTGTGAGTTTGAAGAGCCGTTGGAGTCACGAGCTATCGAAACTACAGGAGTGTTCATCACCGTCCCCGGCGACGTTGAGGCGATGATTCTCGACCAGGTAGAGTCACAAGATGAGTATCTCAGTGCGCTCCACGCGATCGAACATGCCCTGATATCGCTGTTTCCCATGGAGGTGCTATGTGATCGAGGCGATATCGGCGGCCTTTCAACTGTCAGTCATGGGCAAACGACTAATGGGACCATCTTCATTCACGATGGCCATCCCGGTGGAGCCGGGCTGACGCGACAGGCATTCAATCAACTTGACGTACTGTTAGAAAAGACGTTCAAACTACTTCAGGACTGTAGCTGCCGGGATGGGTGCCCATCCTGTATTCATTCACCCCACTGCGGGAATGCGAATCGGAGTCTTAACAAACAGCTTGCACTGCAGTTGTTGTCGGAGTTGAAATAG
- a CDS encoding GmrSD restriction endonuclease domain-containing protein produces the protein MASQFDAEPADICDLFEGRKTLYKIPEYQRPYSWEKRHIDQLWDDLFEAWNAEKNGDDSYFLGTVILVDNGEKRLDILDGQQRITTLIIFYAVLRDFFSEELASQMGTIERRLEDSSGDDSTYRLRTGEKHQDEFETTILSGVDLSEDNNYTDAAKYTKNALEDKFEDPEELRNFYDFVELEVEIIQIETSDLSYAIRLFQTANTRGKDLTVSDLTKSYLLSLTSNDEQRKTVTESWKKLSSKFEDNYSRLDNLLSSYRLYIQETRAESSIYEELKDEFDSTLHGETSVVELARDIDRYAEEFLSVENDQSREMYMLSNLKHTQYWKTLLTTAKKQGFEDYEGLVDALVAMYYSYWVGGHTSAKIKNPSYDLLSLIKDGGSLDEVWEYIEDDRSSKNIAQKVQNNLDSDVYEASWHRPLLLAIEYRFTPDMKTSEIEPGQELHREHILPKKFTTAMENEQYWRENFSAEEAAKLRHSLGNLIPLEQEVHETVQQKPFPTKAAHYMGSDSTLASVAEDRAATNFDLTRRVVEEYDDWTPENVRDFKDYLVKKSASLLRLEEGQLLQVEGAAE, from the coding sequence ATGGCTAGCCAGTTCGACGCAGAACCAGCGGATATTTGTGATCTTTTCGAGGGCAGGAAGACCCTGTACAAGATTCCGGAGTACCAGCGACCGTACAGCTGGGAGAAAAGACATATCGACCAGCTCTGGGATGACCTTTTCGAGGCCTGGAACGCGGAGAAGAATGGTGATGATTCGTACTTTTTGGGGACGGTGATTCTGGTTGACAACGGTGAGAAAAGACTGGATATCTTAGACGGTCAGCAGCGTATCACTACGTTGATAATCTTCTATGCTGTCCTTCGTGACTTTTTCAGTGAAGAGTTGGCGTCTCAAATGGGTACAATAGAACGCCGGTTGGAGGACTCTTCAGGTGACGACTCAACGTACAGGCTACGGACAGGTGAGAAGCATCAGGACGAGTTTGAGACCACGATCCTATCCGGTGTCGACCTGAGTGAAGACAACAACTACACGGACGCAGCAAAGTACACCAAGAACGCCTTGGAGGACAAGTTTGAGGATCCAGAGGAGTTGAGGAACTTCTACGACTTTGTCGAACTAGAGGTTGAGATCATACAGATTGAGACATCGGATCTTTCGTATGCTATCCGGCTATTTCAGACGGCGAATACGCGAGGAAAGGACCTCACTGTCTCCGACCTGACCAAGAGCTACCTTCTCAGCCTCACCTCGAACGATGAACAGCGAAAGACGGTGACGGAGTCCTGGAAGAAACTCTCCAGCAAGTTCGAGGACAACTACAGTCGGTTAGACAACCTGCTATCCAGCTACCGACTCTATATTCAGGAAACACGGGCAGAATCGTCAATCTACGAGGAGTTGAAGGATGAGTTTGACTCAACGCTGCACGGCGAGACATCTGTCGTGGAATTGGCCAGGGACATCGATAGGTACGCGGAGGAGTTCCTGAGTGTAGAAAATGATCAGTCGCGGGAGATGTACATGCTCTCTAATCTAAAGCACACTCAGTACTGGAAGACCTTGCTCACCACAGCAAAGAAGCAAGGGTTTGAGGATTACGAGGGGTTGGTGGATGCCCTGGTCGCTATGTACTACTCCTATTGGGTTGGAGGCCACACCAGCGCAAAAATCAAGAACCCGTCTTACGACCTTCTGAGCCTGATTAAGGACGGTGGAAGTCTCGATGAGGTCTGGGAGTACATCGAGGATGATCGTAGCAGCAAAAACATCGCTCAGAAGGTGCAGAACAATCTGGACTCTGACGTTTACGAAGCTAGCTGGCATCGACCGCTTCTTCTCGCTATCGAGTACCGGTTCACTCCAGATATGAAGACCAGTGAGATTGAGCCTGGCCAGGAACTGCACCGTGAGCACATTCTACCCAAGAAATTCACTACTGCAATGGAGAACGAGCAGTATTGGAGGGAGAACTTCTCTGCTGAAGAGGCCGCTAAGTTGAGACATAGTCTAGGTAATTTGATCCCCTTGGAACAGGAGGTTCACGAGACGGTTCAGCAGAAGCCCTTCCCAACGAAGGCGGCTCACTACATGGGGAGTGACAGTACCTTAGCATCGGTGGCTGAAGACCGTGCGGCTACGAATTTTGATTTGACTCGTCGTGTGGTCGAGGAGTATGATGATTGGACACCTGAGAATGTCAGAGACTTCAAGGATTATCTGGTGAAGAAGTCTGCGAGTCTTCTGAGGTTGGAGGAGGGTCAGTTGCTGCAGGTAGAGGGAGCAGCAGAGTAG
- a CDS encoding metallophosphoesterase family protein, with protein sequence MASIEVLCTADIHIGRRPSRLPDRFDPADFSPRTIWADIAEAAVTRGVDAVVVAGDLVDRENKYAEAFGAVESVAATLAEAGIPLVAVAGNHDAGALPDLAEAIDNLQLLGRNGSWERTGLTDDDGDPCLHVDGWSFPSRYHHESPLATYDLANEGIPRLGVVHADVSDEDRYAPVAVDDLATSGHVAWVLGHLHVPGLRHDNPPVLYPGSLQPLDPSETGGHGAWLVSVETDGTVDTEPLGSATLQYREAVVSTTSEQGFHDVVDTIHERLRETVTECSPETELLAVDVTIEGRTDAHTDLRGRSGELEQIELTDGGTTVQVADVTVDAKPPIDLTDRAGDDDPIGYLAGLLRALEGDEPLEPYQDVIETAHMNIRETHDSNAYRELKSHDETYSRPTEAETKDVLRQQARQLIDAFVEQQGVTADE encoded by the coding sequence ATGGCATCAATAGAGGTTCTGTGTACAGCGGATATTCATATCGGACGCCGTCCGAGCCGACTTCCCGACAGATTCGATCCGGCCGACTTTTCTCCCCGGACGATCTGGGCTGATATCGCGGAAGCAGCTGTTACTCGGGGAGTGGACGCGGTCGTCGTTGCGGGTGACCTCGTTGACCGCGAAAACAAGTACGCCGAGGCGTTCGGTGCCGTTGAGTCCGTGGCGGCCACGCTCGCGGAGGCTGGTATTCCCCTCGTCGCTGTCGCTGGTAACCACGACGCCGGCGCTCTTCCGGACTTGGCCGAGGCAATCGATAATCTTCAGTTGCTTGGCCGGAACGGTTCGTGGGAGCGAACAGGCCTCACCGATGACGACGGAGATCCGTGCCTCCACGTCGACGGGTGGTCATTCCCGAGCCGGTACCACCACGAGAGTCCCTTAGCTACCTACGATTTGGCTAACGAGGGCATTCCACGTCTTGGCGTCGTCCACGCAGACGTGAGTGATGAGGACCGGTACGCACCGGTTGCTGTGGATGACTTGGCGACAAGTGGGCACGTAGCATGGGTGCTTGGCCACCTCCACGTCCCGGGCCTACGCCACGACAACCCACCAGTCCTCTATCCGGGATCACTACAGCCGCTGGACCCAAGCGAGACCGGCGGTCACGGTGCGTGGTTGGTTTCGGTCGAGACTGATGGTACAGTTGACACGGAGCCGCTCGGGTCGGCAACACTGCAGTACAGGGAGGCTGTTGTCTCAACGACCTCCGAACAAGGGTTCCATGATGTCGTCGACACTATACACGAGCGGTTACGTGAGACGGTCACGGAGTGTAGTCCTGAAACCGAACTCTTAGCCGTCGATGTGACGATCGAGGGTCGAACAGACGCACATACCGACTTACGCGGCCGAAGCGGGGAACTCGAACAGATCGAGCTTACGGACGGCGGGACGACAGTACAGGTCGCCGACGTGACTGTCGACGCGAAACCCCCGATCGATCTCACTGATCGCGCCGGCGATGATGATCCGATCGGGTACTTGGCCGGGCTTTTGCGCGCACTCGAGGGTGACGAACCGCTCGAACCCTATCAGGATGTCATTGAGACTGCGCACATGAATATCCGGGAGACGCACGACTCAAATGCCTATCGGGAACTCAAGAGCCATGATGAGACGTATTCCCGCCCGACAGAAGCCGAAACGAAAGACGTACTCCGCCAACAGGCTCGGCAACTCATCGACGCATTCGTTGAGCAACAGGGGGTGACGGCGGATGAGTGA